One Kitasatospora sp. MAP12-44 DNA segment encodes these proteins:
- a CDS encoding PIN domain nuclease, with amino-acid sequence MQDRYLIDKSALARWTKPSVREVLKPLHERYLLAVCQPTEYEMIHSARDSAEATRISTWLHAFDYLRSNDDTFTRALEVQRHALNAGFHRALSLPDLLIAATAELNRLTVLHYDGDFDMIASLTGQPTEWVVPPGSADR; translated from the coding sequence ATGCAGGACCGCTACCTGATCGACAAGTCCGCTCTCGCGCGCTGGACGAAACCCAGCGTCAGAGAGGTACTGAAACCGCTCCACGAGCGCTACCTGCTCGCGGTCTGCCAACCTACCGAGTACGAGATGATCCACTCGGCCCGGGACAGCGCTGAGGCGACGCGCATCAGCACCTGGCTCCACGCCTTCGACTACCTGCGCAGCAACGACGACACCTTCACCCGCGCGCTGGAGGTCCAGCGCCACGCGCTCAACGCAGGCTTCCACCGCGCCCTGTCACTCCCCGACCTTCTCATCGCCGCCACGGCAGAACTGAACCGCCTGACGGTCCTGCACTACGACGGCGACTTCGACATGATCGCCTCCCTCACCGGCCAACCCACCGAATGGGTCGTCCCACCCGGCAGTGCAGACCGGTGA
- a CDS encoding type II toxin-antitoxin system VapB family antitoxin produces MARTVIDLDESMVAEAMRIFGTKTKAQAVRLAMEDAVKRHLRQEGFDAMDAGELDFSEIVETTGPRNADGTLKRDGGRAA; encoded by the coding sequence ATGGCCAGGACAGTGATCGACCTCGACGAGTCCATGGTGGCCGAGGCCATGCGCATCTTCGGAACCAAGACGAAGGCCCAGGCTGTGCGGCTCGCCATGGAGGACGCCGTCAAGCGGCACCTGCGGCAGGAAGGCTTCGACGCCATGGACGCCGGCGAGCTCGACTTCAGCGAAATCGTCGAGACCACCGGCCCCCGCAACGCTGACGGAACCCTCAAGCGCGACGGCGGCCGGGCCGCCTGA
- a CDS encoding L-serine ammonia-lyase, with amino-acid sequence MALSVFDLFSIGIGPSSSHTVGPMRAARMFARRLRSEGLLEQVVAVKAELFGSLGATGHGHGTPKAVLLGLEGNSPRTVDVGKADLDVERIKETKRLSLLGTHQIAFDTDTQLVLHRRRSLPYHANGMTLVAHGEAGAVLLEKTYYSVGGGFVVDEDAIGADRVVPDDTALRYPFRTGEELLRLTRETGLSISGLMLENEKAWRTEAEIHSGLLEIWAVMKECVNAGMSREGILPGGLKVRRRAAAGARAMRAEGIGPANAMEWVTLYAMAVNEENASGQRVVTAPTNGAAGIIPAVLHYFQNFIPGADDEGIVRFLLAAGAIGMLFKENASISGAEVGCQGEVGSACSMAAGGLAEVLGGSPEQVENAAEIGIEHNLGLTCDPVGGLVQIPCIERNGMASVKAITAARMALRGDGRHHVSLDKAIKTMKETGADMKVKYKETSRGGLAVNVIEC; translated from the coding sequence GTGGCCCTCAGCGTCTTCGACCTCTTCTCCATCGGTATCGGCCCCTCCAGCTCGCACACGGTCGGCCCGATGCGCGCGGCCCGGATGTTCGCCCGCCGCCTGCGCTCCGAGGGGCTGCTGGAGCAGGTCGTCGCCGTCAAGGCCGAGCTGTTCGGCTCGCTCGGCGCCACCGGCCACGGCCACGGCACCCCGAAGGCCGTCCTGCTCGGCCTGGAGGGCAACTCGCCGCGGACGGTGGACGTCGGCAAGGCCGACCTGGACGTCGAGCGGATCAAGGAGACCAAGCGGCTCTCGCTGCTCGGCACCCACCAGATCGCCTTCGACACCGACACCCAGCTGGTGCTGCACCGCCGCCGCTCGCTGCCGTACCACGCCAACGGCATGACCCTGGTCGCGCACGGCGAGGCCGGCGCGGTGCTGCTGGAGAAGACCTACTACTCGGTCGGCGGCGGCTTCGTGGTCGACGAGGACGCGATCGGCGCCGACCGCGTGGTGCCCGACGACACCGCGCTGCGCTACCCGTTCCGCACCGGCGAGGAGCTGCTGCGGCTCACCCGGGAGACCGGGCTCTCCATCTCCGGCCTGATGCTGGAGAACGAGAAGGCCTGGCGCACCGAGGCCGAGATCCACAGCGGCCTGCTGGAGATCTGGGCCGTGATGAAGGAGTGCGTCAACGCCGGCATGTCCCGCGAGGGCATCCTCCCCGGCGGCCTCAAGGTCCGCCGCCGCGCCGCCGCCGGCGCCCGCGCGATGCGCGCCGAGGGCATCGGCCCGGCCAACGCGATGGAGTGGGTGACCCTCTACGCGATGGCCGTCAACGAGGAGAACGCCTCCGGCCAGCGCGTCGTCACCGCCCCCACCAACGGCGCCGCCGGCATCATCCCGGCCGTGCTGCACTACTTCCAGAACTTCATCCCCGGCGCCGACGACGAGGGCATCGTCCGCTTCCTCCTCGCGGCCGGCGCGATCGGGATGCTCTTCAAGGAGAACGCCTCCATCTCCGGCGCCGAGGTCGGCTGCCAGGGCGAGGTGGGCTCCGCCTGCTCGATGGCCGCCGGCGGCCTCGCCGAGGTCCTCGGCGGCTCCCCCGAGCAGGTCGAGAACGCCGCCGAGATCGGCATCGAGCACAACCTGGGACTCACCTGCGACCCGGTCGGCGGCCTGGTCCAGATCCCCTGCATCGAGCGCAACGGCATGGCCTCCGTCAAGGCCATCACCGCCGCCCGAATGGCCCTGCGCGGCGACGGCCGCCACCACGTCTCGCTGGACAAGGCGATCAAGACGATGAAGGAGACGGGCGCGGACATGAAGGTCAAGTACAAGGAGACCTCGCGCGGCGGCCTCGCGGTCAACGTCATCGAGTGCTGA
- the glyA gene encoding serine hydroxymethyltransferase, which translates to MTVLNQSLHALDPEIAAAVDAELHRQQSTLEMIASENFAPVAVMEAQGSVLTNKYAEGYPGRRYYGGCEHVDVVEQIAIDRIKALFGAEAANVQPHSGAQANAAAMFALIQPGDTILGLNLAHGGHLTHGMKINFSGKLYNVVAYHVDEKTNLVDMEEVERLAKEHQPKLIIAGWSAYPRQLDFAAFRRVADEVGALLMVDMAHFAGLVAAGLHPNPVPYADVVTTTTHKTLGGPRGGVILSKAALAKKINSAVFPGQQGGPLEHVIAAKAVSFKVAASPEFKERQERTLEGAKILAARLLQDDATAAGVSVLSGGTDVHLVLVDLRNSQLDGQQAEDRLHEVGITVNRNAVPNDPRPPMVTSGLRIGTPALATRGFQAEDFREVADVIAEALLPSFDEAKAVALKARVTALAEKYPLYPEL; encoded by the coding sequence ATGACGGTTCTCAACCAGTCCCTCCACGCGCTCGACCCGGAGATCGCCGCCGCGGTCGACGCCGAGCTGCACCGCCAGCAGTCCACCCTCGAAATGATCGCCTCCGAGAACTTCGCTCCGGTGGCCGTCATGGAGGCGCAGGGCTCGGTCCTGACCAACAAGTACGCCGAGGGCTACCCCGGCCGTCGCTACTACGGTGGCTGCGAGCACGTCGACGTGGTCGAGCAGATCGCCATCGACCGGATCAAGGCGCTGTTCGGCGCCGAGGCCGCCAACGTGCAGCCGCACTCCGGCGCGCAGGCCAACGCCGCCGCGATGTTCGCGCTGATCCAGCCGGGCGACACCATCCTGGGCCTGAACCTGGCGCACGGCGGTCACCTGACCCACGGCATGAAGATCAACTTCTCGGGCAAGCTCTACAACGTGGTGGCCTACCACGTCGACGAGAAGACCAACCTGGTCGACATGGAGGAGGTCGAGCGCCTCGCCAAGGAGCACCAGCCCAAGCTGATCATCGCCGGCTGGTCCGCCTACCCGCGCCAGCTGGACTTCGCCGCCTTCCGCCGCGTCGCGGACGAGGTCGGCGCGCTGCTGATGGTCGACATGGCGCACTTCGCCGGCCTGGTGGCCGCGGGCCTGCACCCGAACCCCGTGCCGTACGCGGACGTCGTCACCACCACCACCCACAAGACCCTGGGCGGCCCGCGCGGCGGTGTGATCCTCTCCAAGGCCGCGCTGGCCAAGAAGATCAACTCGGCGGTCTTCCCCGGCCAGCAGGGTGGTCCGCTGGAGCACGTGATCGCGGCCAAGGCCGTCTCGTTCAAGGTCGCGGCCTCCCCGGAGTTCAAGGAGCGCCAGGAGCGCACCCTGGAGGGCGCCAAGATCCTGGCCGCCCGCCTGCTCCAGGACGACGCCACCGCGGCCGGCGTCTCGGTGCTCTCCGGTGGCACCGACGTGCACCTGGTCCTGGTCGACCTGCGCAACAGCCAGCTCGACGGCCAGCAGGCCGAGGACCGGCTGCACGAGGTCGGCATCACGGTCAACCGCAACGCCGTCCCGAACGACCCGCGCCCCCCGATGGTCACCTCCGGCCTGCGCATCGGCACCCCCGCGCTGGCCACCCGCGGCTTCCAGGCCGAGGACTTCCGCGAGGTCGCCGACGTCATCGCCGAGGCGCTGCTGCCCTCCTTCGACGAGGCCAAGGCCGTCGCGCTGAAGGCCCGGGTCACCGCGCTCGCCGAGAAGTACCCGCTCTACCCGGAGCTGTAG
- the gcvH gene encoding glycine cleavage system protein GcvH translates to MSNPQQLQYSKDHEWLSAAEEGVSTIGITAHAADALGDIVYVQLPAVGDTVTAGETCGELESTKSVSDLYSPVTGEVVEANEDVVSDPALVNSAPFEGGWLFKVKVTEAADDLLSADEYTAFAS, encoded by the coding sequence ATGAGCAACCCGCAGCAGCTGCAGTACAGCAAGGACCACGAGTGGCTGAGCGCCGCCGAGGAGGGTGTGTCCACCATCGGCATCACCGCCCACGCGGCCGACGCCCTCGGTGACATCGTCTACGTCCAGCTGCCCGCCGTCGGTGACACCGTCACCGCCGGGGAGACCTGCGGCGAGCTCGAGTCCACCAAGTCGGTCAGCGACCTGTACTCGCCGGTCACCGGCGAGGTCGTCGAGGCGAACGAGGACGTCGTCAGCGACCCGGCGCTCGTCAACTCCGCGCCATTCGAAGGCGGCTGGCTCTTCAAGGTCAAGGTCACCGAGGCCGCCGACGACCTGCTGAGCGCCGACGAGTACACCGCGTTCGCCTCCTGA
- the gcvT gene encoding glycine cleavage system aminomethyltransferase GcvT, producing MTSPRLTALDALHRALGATMTDFAGWDMPLRYGSEREEHLAVRTKAGLFDLSHMGEITVSGPQAGEMLDHALVGFVSALGVLRARYTMICREDGGILDDLIVYRLAEHEFMVVANASNAQLVLDELTARADGFDAVVRDDRDAYALIAVQGPEANGILASLTDADLPGLKYYAILPAQVAGKDVLLARTGYTGEDGFEIFSAPADAEHLWQALTEAGRESGLVPCGLSCRDTLRLEAGMPLYGHELSTDLTPFDAGLGRVVRFDKTTNDGAFIGRKALEAAAANAETNPPRKLVGLVSEGKRVPRAEYAVVAADGTPIGRITSGAPSPTLGKPIAIAYVDAAYAAPGTTVAVDVRGKQEPVEVVALPFYKRAR from the coding sequence GTGACGTCCCCCCGCCTGACCGCGCTCGACGCCCTGCACCGCGCCCTCGGCGCGACCATGACCGACTTCGCCGGCTGGGACATGCCGCTGCGCTACGGCAGCGAGCGCGAGGAGCACCTCGCCGTCCGCACCAAGGCCGGTCTCTTCGACCTCTCCCACATGGGCGAGATCACCGTCAGCGGCCCGCAGGCCGGCGAGATGCTGGACCACGCGCTGGTCGGCTTCGTCTCGGCGCTCGGCGTGCTGCGCGCCCGCTACACCATGATCTGCCGCGAGGACGGCGGCATCCTGGACGACCTGATCGTCTACCGGCTCGCCGAGCACGAGTTCATGGTCGTCGCCAACGCCTCCAACGCCCAGCTGGTGCTGGACGAGCTGACCGCCCGCGCGGACGGCTTCGACGCCGTCGTCCGCGACGACCGGGACGCCTACGCGCTGATCGCCGTCCAGGGCCCCGAGGCCAACGGCATCCTGGCCTCGCTCACCGACGCCGACCTGCCCGGCCTGAAGTACTACGCGATCCTGCCCGCCCAGGTGGCCGGCAAGGACGTGCTGCTCGCCCGCACCGGCTACACCGGCGAGGACGGCTTCGAGATCTTCTCCGCCCCCGCCGACGCCGAGCACCTGTGGCAGGCGCTGACCGAGGCCGGCCGGGAGAGCGGTCTGGTGCCGTGCGGCCTGTCCTGCCGCGACACGCTGCGCCTGGAGGCCGGCATGCCGCTCTACGGGCACGAGCTGAGCACCGACCTGACCCCCTTCGACGCGGGCCTGGGTCGGGTGGTGCGCTTCGACAAGACCACCAACGACGGCGCGTTCATCGGCCGCAAGGCGCTGGAGGCGGCCGCCGCCAACGCCGAGACCAACCCGCCGCGCAAGCTGGTCGGCCTGGTCTCCGAGGGCAAGCGCGTGCCGCGCGCCGAGTACGCGGTGGTCGCCGCCGACGGCACCCCGATCGGCCGGATCACCTCCGGCGCCCCCTCCCCGACGCTGGGCAAGCCGATCGCCATCGCGTACGTGGACGCCGCGTACGCCGCCCCCGGCACCACCGTCGCGGTGGACGTCCGCGGCAAGCAGGAGCCGGTCGAGGTCGTCGCACTGCCGTTCTACAAGCGCGCCCGCTAA
- a CDS encoding enhanced serine sensitivity protein SseB — protein sequence MGIPAEGLAPTAQGWAEPGTAPVGGGWPGNELEQVLTAAIGDPGATPRVVEVLARSQVWIPLPAGGDPRGQMLDLPTIELAGAPYVPVFSSQEQFLQHGGGLACAVAPAWEFARGLPLGVGIAVNPGGPVGIPVPPEGVGEVRRGPLQDRWAGAPGSPDGGAGPGLGARVALRLLEPHEEPVAFLTAVHAELGALPGVLTARRALASVEGEPPVLFVGVQLDPERPAEPADANAAIGRALGVAPLPWGVHMVLLDLVADPVVDWLLHRVQPFYARI from the coding sequence ATGGGAATCCCCGCAGAGGGCCTTGCACCGACGGCACAGGGGTGGGCCGAGCCGGGTACGGCGCCGGTCGGCGGTGGCTGGCCGGGCAATGAGCTGGAGCAGGTGCTGACGGCCGCGATCGGCGACCCAGGGGCGACCCCGCGGGTGGTCGAGGTGCTGGCGCGCAGCCAGGTCTGGATCCCGCTGCCGGCCGGCGGCGACCCGCGCGGGCAGATGCTCGACCTGCCGACGATCGAACTGGCCGGCGCGCCGTACGTCCCGGTGTTCTCCTCCCAGGAGCAGTTCCTGCAGCACGGCGGCGGGCTGGCCTGCGCCGTCGCGCCGGCCTGGGAGTTCGCCCGCGGGCTGCCGCTGGGCGTCGGCATCGCGGTCAACCCCGGTGGGCCGGTGGGCATCCCGGTGCCGCCCGAGGGTGTCGGCGAGGTGCGCCGCGGCCCGCTGCAGGACCGCTGGGCGGGCGCGCCGGGGAGCCCGGACGGGGGCGCGGGGCCCGGGCTCGGCGCCCGGGTCGCACTCCGTTTGCTGGAGCCGCACGAGGAGCCGGTGGCGTTCCTGACCGCGGTCCACGCCGAACTCGGCGCGCTGCCGGGCGTGCTGACCGCCCGGCGCGCGCTGGCCTCGGTGGAGGGCGAGCCGCCGGTGCTGTTCGTGGGCGTCCAGCTGGATCCCGAGCGTCCGGCCGAGCCGGCCGACGCCAATGCGGCGATCGGCCGCGCGCTGGGCGTCGCGCCGCTGCCGTGGGGCGTGCACATGGTGCTGCTGGACCTGGTGGCGGACCCGGTGGTGGACTGGCTGCTGCACCGGGTCCAGCCGTTCTACGCACGGATCTGA
- a CDS encoding enhanced serine sensitivity protein SseB C-terminal domain-containing protein, which translates to MLERALREVAPERYDAYETLLGALAAGQVWMLLWHGQPGSPDAQYGNMDIGGLGYAPAVTSPEQLAASGWSRAHELITGREIAAALYRTRWGLWLNPHAPGGGVGIPWADLRRVASGLDRLPAGPLRLSEPQVAAAQFYSVLEQQAPSVRPVRSLRRAWVQPVVDEPYLAIGLELYDTSPPAVEAVRALMQRAIAQAPEGLAVSTVAMSDEYDPVGLWMRAHARPFYHREATPAPYPAAAPYPGGYPPQQPSYGYPMPAQGTPPATGQGWPQQPWQGYPGR; encoded by the coding sequence GTGCTGGAGCGCGCCCTGCGCGAGGTCGCGCCCGAGCGCTACGACGCGTACGAGACGCTGCTCGGCGCGCTCGCCGCCGGCCAGGTCTGGATGCTGCTCTGGCACGGCCAGCCCGGCAGCCCGGACGCGCAGTACGGCAACATGGACATCGGCGGGCTCGGCTACGCCCCCGCCGTCACCTCGCCCGAGCAGCTGGCCGCCAGCGGCTGGTCCCGCGCCCACGAGCTGATCACCGGCCGGGAGATCGCCGCCGCGCTCTACCGCACCCGCTGGGGCCTGTGGCTGAACCCGCACGCTCCCGGCGGCGGCGTCGGCATCCCGTGGGCCGACCTGCGCCGGGTCGCCTCCGGCCTGGACCGGCTGCCGGCCGGGCCGCTGCGGCTGAGTGAACCACAGGTCGCCGCGGCGCAGTTCTACTCCGTACTCGAACAGCAGGCCCCGTCGGTGCGGCCGGTCCGCTCGCTGCGCCGCGCCTGGGTGCAACCGGTCGTCGACGAACCGTACTTGGCGATCGGCCTGGAGCTCTACGACACCTCGCCGCCGGCCGTCGAGGCGGTCCGCGCGCTGATGCAGCGGGCGATCGCGCAGGCACCCGAGGGGCTGGCCGTGTCGACCGTCGCGATGAGTGACGAATACGACCCGGTGGGGCTCTGGATGCGTGCCCACGCCCGGCCGTTCTACCACCGCGAGGCCACCCCCGCGCCGTACCCGGCCGCCGCGCCCTACCCGGGTGGCTACCCGCCCCAACAGCCCTCCTACGGCTACCCGATGCCCGCGCAGGGCACCCCGCCGGCGACCGGTCAGGGCTGGCCACAGCAGCCGTGGCAGGGCTACCCCGGGCGTTGA
- a CDS encoding ABC transporter permease, protein MTTPTDTTAAVPDEPAAPAPAAPAARIEGRSLGRIAWTRFKRDKAAVAGGIVVILLILIAVLAKPLESWFGLNPDVLHQDLLDADLGGLPTGSFGGMSLSHPLGVDPVLGRDLLSRILEGSWVSLLVAFSATVLSNTIGTVLGVVAGYYGGWVDAVISRIMDTFLAFPLLLFAISISASLQAGAFGLHGLPLHLGVLIFVIGFFNWPYMGRIVRGQTLSLREREFVDAARSLGARGPFILFKELLPNLVGPIVVYSTLLIPTNILFEAGLSFLGVGIQPPQASWGGMINDAIKYYQVDPEYMVVPGLAIFVTVLAFNLLGDGLRDALDPRSN, encoded by the coding sequence ATGACCACACCCACCGACACCACCGCAGCCGTGCCGGACGAGCCCGCCGCCCCGGCGCCGGCCGCTCCCGCCGCCCGGATCGAGGGCCGCTCGCTCGGCCGCATCGCCTGGACCCGCTTCAAGCGCGACAAGGCCGCCGTGGCCGGCGGCATCGTGGTGATCCTGCTCATCCTGATCGCCGTGCTGGCCAAGCCGCTCGAGTCCTGGTTCGGCCTCAACCCCGATGTGCTGCACCAGGATCTGCTGGACGCCGACCTCGGCGGCCTGCCGACCGGATCGTTCGGCGGCATGAGCCTGAGCCACCCGCTGGGCGTCGACCCGGTGCTCGGCCGCGACCTGCTCTCCCGGATCCTCGAAGGCTCCTGGGTCTCGCTGCTGGTGGCCTTCAGCGCGACCGTGCTGTCCAACACCATCGGCACCGTGCTCGGTGTCGTCGCCGGCTACTACGGCGGCTGGGTGGACGCGGTGATCAGCCGGATCATGGACACCTTCCTGGCCTTCCCGCTGCTGCTCTTCGCGATCTCGATCTCGGCCTCGCTGCAGGCCGGCGCGTTCGGCCTGCACGGCCTGCCGCTGCACCTGGGCGTGCTGATCTTCGTGATCGGATTCTTCAACTGGCCCTACATGGGCCGGATCGTGCGTGGCCAGACACTCTCGCTGCGCGAGCGGGAGTTCGTCGACGCGGCCCGCAGCCTGGGCGCCCGCGGCCCGTTCATCCTGTTCAAGGAACTGCTGCCGAACCTGGTCGGTCCGATCGTCGTCTACTCGACGCTGCTGATCCCGACCAACATCCTCTTCGAGGCCGGCCTCAGCTTCCTTGGTGTCGGCATCCAGCCGCCGCAGGCCTCCTGGGGCGGGATGATCAACGACGCGATCAAGTACTACCAGGTGGACCCCGAGTACATGGTGGTCCCCGGTCTGGCGATCTTCGTCACCGTGCTGGCCTTCAACCTGCTTGGCGACGGACTGCGCGACGCGCTCGACCCGCGCAGCAACTGA
- a CDS encoding ABC transporter substrate-binding protein, producing the protein MRRSRTLALAAVATTAVLVVSGCSSSKTAGPTGSGASGANAATTGIVNASDHKGGTVTYEMKGTPDSFDPGNTYYAYIYNFSRLYGRPLMTFAPGSGQAGNKLVPDLASAPGQVSADGLTWTYHLRAGLKYEDGTPVTSKDVKYAVERSNYAPDVNSNGPTYFNELLVDNASPYQGPYKDKTGGLNSIQTPDDLTISFHLKQPFADFDYLVSAPQTVPVPQAKDTGATYVNHVMSTGSYMFQSYQDGKQLTLVPNPNWNPATDPIRKQLADKIVVKMNIDQATVDNDLLAGNAQVDLVGGGVDPQTQAKLLLDPSLKAQTDNSYGGRLVYMALNTKVAPLDNIDCRKAVEYAVDKTSVQTAEGGPIRGEIANTVMPPDITGQQAFNLYPSTNNNGDVAQAKAELAKCGQPNGFKTTIIARSERDTEVAAATSIQAALAKVGITLTIQQYPQGKYFSDYAGVPKFDDSNNVGMIMMQWGADWPTGYGFLQQIVDGRSIKDSGNSNLAQLNDPAINKLIDDAGSNTSIAARNTDYAAIDKQTMADAAYVPLTDFKVFLYRPKNATNLQSTAAFSGEYDYLNIGTTS; encoded by the coding sequence ATGCGCAGATCTCGTACCCTCGCCCTGGCCGCGGTGGCCACCACCGCCGTCCTGGTGGTGAGCGGCTGCTCCAGCTCCAAGACCGCGGGGCCCACCGGCTCCGGCGCCTCGGGCGCCAACGCGGCCACCACGGGCATCGTGAACGCCTCGGACCACAAGGGGGGCACGGTCACCTATGAGATGAAGGGGACGCCGGACTCCTTCGACCCGGGCAACACGTACTACGCCTACATCTACAACTTCTCGCGGCTGTACGGGCGTCCGCTGATGACCTTCGCGCCCGGCTCCGGCCAGGCGGGCAACAAGCTGGTCCCGGACCTCGCCTCGGCGCCCGGCCAGGTCAGCGCCGACGGCCTGACCTGGACGTACCACCTGCGCGCCGGGCTGAAGTACGAGGACGGCACGCCGGTCACCTCCAAGGACGTCAAGTACGCGGTCGAGCGCAGCAACTACGCGCCGGACGTGAACTCCAACGGCCCGACGTACTTCAACGAGCTGCTGGTCGACAACGCCTCGCCGTACCAGGGTCCCTACAAGGACAAGACCGGTGGCCTGAACTCCATCCAGACCCCGGACGACCTGACGATCAGCTTCCACCTGAAGCAGCCGTTCGCGGACTTCGACTACCTGGTCAGCGCCCCGCAGACGGTCCCGGTGCCGCAGGCCAAGGACACCGGCGCCACGTACGTCAACCACGTGATGTCGACCGGTTCCTACATGTTCCAGTCGTACCAGGACGGCAAGCAGCTGACCCTGGTGCCGAACCCGAACTGGAACCCGGCCACCGACCCGATCCGCAAGCAGCTCGCGGACAAGATCGTGGTCAAGATGAACATCGACCAGGCCACCGTGGACAACGACCTGCTGGCCGGCAACGCCCAGGTCGACCTGGTGGGCGGCGGCGTCGACCCGCAGACCCAGGCCAAGCTGCTGCTGGACCCGTCGTTGAAGGCGCAGACCGACAACTCCTACGGCGGTCGCCTGGTCTACATGGCGCTGAACACCAAGGTCGCGCCGCTGGACAACATCGACTGCCGCAAGGCCGTCGAGTACGCGGTCGACAAGACCTCGGTGCAGACCGCCGAGGGCGGCCCGATCCGCGGTGAGATCGCCAACACCGTGATGCCGCCGGACATCACGGGCCAGCAGGCGTTCAACCTCTACCCGTCGACCAACAACAACGGTGACGTGGCCCAGGCCAAGGCCGAGCTGGCCAAGTGCGGTCAGCCGAACGGCTTCAAGACCACCATCATCGCCCGTAGCGAGCGCGACACCGAGGTGGCCGCGGCGACCTCGATCCAGGCGGCGCTGGCCAAGGTCGGCATCACCCTGACCATCCAGCAGTACCCGCAGGGCAAGTACTTCTCGGACTACGCCGGTGTGCCGAAGTTCGACGACAGCAACAACGTCGGAATGATCATGATGCAGTGGGGCGCCGACTGGCCGACCGGCTACGGCTTCCTGCAGCAGATCGTCGACGGCCGGTCCATCAAGGACTCCGGCAACAGCAACCTGGCGCAGCTGAACGACCCGGCGATCAACAAGCTGATCGACGACGCGGGCAGCAACACCAGCATCGCGGCCCGCAACACGGACTACGCGGCGATCGACAAGCAGACCATGGCGGACGCGGCCTACGTGCCGCTCACCGACTTCAAGGTCTTCCTGTACCGCCCGAAGAACGCCACCAACCTGCAGTCCACGGCGGCGTTCTCCGGTGAGTACGACTACCTCAACATCGGGACCACCAGCTAA
- a CDS encoding ABC transporter permease, protein MLAYIIRRTFAALVLLLVVSAVTFGIFFLLPRLAGETTDQLAAQYIGKNPTPDAIIAVKRNLGFDQPLFIQYGRFLKTLVAGANYKFGPDPVTCHVPCFGYSFKNHLEVWPEIRSRIPVTFSLAIGAAVLWLLSGVATGVVSALRPKSFFDRTAMGVALAGVSLPIFFTGALLLSLFSYQWPILDNVHYVNFTDNPLMWARNLILPWISLAFLYSALYARLTRAGMMETMNEDYIRTARAKGLRERDVVVRHGLRSALTPILTIFGMDLGLLLGGAVITEQVFSFQGIGFFAVSAISDNDLPKILGVTLVAAFFIVICNLLVDLLYAAVDPRVRLS, encoded by the coding sequence GTGTTGGCCTACATCATCCGCAGGACGTTCGCCGCCCTGGTGCTGCTACTGGTCGTCAGTGCGGTCACCTTCGGCATCTTCTTCCTGCTGCCACGCCTGGCCGGCGAGACCACCGACCAGCTCGCGGCGCAGTACATCGGGAAGAACCCGACCCCCGACGCGATCATCGCGGTCAAGCGCAACCTGGGCTTCGACCAGCCGCTGTTCATCCAGTACGGGCGGTTCCTGAAGACCCTGGTCGCCGGCGCGAACTACAAGTTCGGCCCTGACCCCGTGACCTGCCATGTGCCGTGCTTCGGCTACTCGTTCAAGAACCACCTGGAGGTCTGGCCCGAGATCCGCTCGCGGATCCCGGTGACCTTCTCGCTGGCGATCGGCGCTGCGGTGCTCTGGCTGCTGTCCGGCGTCGCCACCGGTGTGGTCTCCGCGCTGCGGCCCAAGTCGTTCTTCGACCGGACCGCGATGGGCGTCGCGCTGGCCGGCGTCTCGCTGCCGATCTTCTTCACCGGCGCGCTGCTGCTGAGCCTCTTCAGCTACCAGTGGCCGATTCTCGACAACGTGCACTACGTCAACTTCACCGACAATCCGCTGATGTGGGCGCGCAATCTGATCCTGCCGTGGATCTCGCTGGCCTTCCTCTACTCCGCGCTCTACGCCCGGCTCACCCGCGCCGGGATGATGGAGACGATGAACGAGGACTACATCCGCACCGCCCGGGCCAAGGGCCTGCGCGAGCGCGACGTGGTGGTCCGGCACGGCCTGCGCTCCGCGCTCACCCCGATCCTGACCATCTTCGGCATGGACCTCGGGCTGCTGCTCGGCGGGGCGGTCATCACCGAGCAGGTCTTCTCCTTCCAGGGCATCGGCTTCTTCGCGGTCTCCGCGATCTCCGACAACGACCTGCCGAAGATCCTCGGCGTGACCCTGGTGGCTGCCTTCTTCATCGTCATCTGCAACCTCCTGGTTGACCTTCTGTACGCCGCTGTCGACCCCCGCGTGAGGCTGTCGTGA